From Brevibacillus marinus, a single genomic window includes:
- a CDS encoding peptidylprolyl isomerase produces the protein MKRISLLICGSLIAAGLLFAGCANEESDTTAPAGQKQEQKQPTGQNKQQPAEAVPKKVGERQYDRAPGMMIDPAKEYRAIVSTTAGEFTIQLFAKDAPKTVNNFVFLAREKFYDNMPFQRIIKDFLIQTGDPVGNGTGGPGYTFEDELNNGHKYEIGTVAMVNNGPDTNGSQFFIGTGEQVKGLNNIPNYTIFGKVTKGMEVVQKIAASETKPNPKAGGENTLPVNPVTIKSITIEEN, from the coding sequence ATGAAGCGGATCTCCTTGTTGATCTGCGGCTCGCTCATCGCCGCCGGCCTCTTGTTTGCCGGCTGTGCCAATGAGGAGAGCGATACAACCGCACCTGCCGGACAAAAGCAGGAGCAGAAACAACCAACGGGGCAGAACAAGCAGCAGCCGGCCGAGGCTGTCCCGAAAAAAGTGGGAGAGCGGCAGTACGACAGAGCGCCGGGGATGATGATCGATCCCGCCAAAGAGTACCGGGCGATCGTCTCCACCACGGCCGGCGAGTTCACGATCCAGTTGTTTGCCAAAGACGCGCCGAAAACGGTGAACAACTTCGTTTTCCTGGCGCGGGAAAAGTTTTACGACAACATGCCGTTCCAGCGAATCATCAAAGACTTTTTGATCCAGACCGGCGACCCGGTCGGCAATGGAACCGGCGGTCCCGGCTACACGTTCGAAGATGAGCTGAACAACGGCCACAAGTATGAAATCGGCACGGTCGCGATGGTCAACAACGGCCCCGATACCAACGGCAGCCAGTTCTTCATCGGCACGGGCGAGCAGGTGAAAGGACTCAACAACATCCCCAATTACACCATTTTCGGCAAGGTGACGAAAGGGATGGAAGTGGTGCAAAAGATTGCCGCGTCCGAGACCAAGCCCAATCCCAAAGCCGGCGGGGAGAACACGCTGCCGGTCAACCCGGTCACGATCAAGTCGATTACGATCGAGGAAAACTGA
- a CDS encoding trans-sulfuration enzyme family protein → MSERFETKTVHISHAPLAEEASKVTPIYQTSVFAFPGLEEVEQYYEGKRNYLYTRNGNPNQAELAAAVASLEEAEDGVSAASGMAAIMAGLLAVLSPGDHILAADQLYGGTYSLLAKELARFQIELDLIDLQRATSLAEFVRPTTKLLYLETITNPLLSVPDLPHWIREAKAHGLVTMIDNTFATPYLVRPIRYGADLVVHSATKYIGGHSDVTAGVLVGRADLIRRAREVIVNYGASLSPFEAWLAARGLKTLALRMERQCDNARKVAEFLRSHPAVAQTYYPTEEETAFFHCRKQGAMVSFRLRDESSVYAFYRALRWIKLAPSLAGVETSVSHPLTTSHRSLSEEQRQASGITLGLVRLSVGIEAYADIIGELAAALSPAGA, encoded by the coding sequence ATGAGCGAGCGTTTTGAAACGAAAACCGTACATATCAGCCACGCCCCGCTGGCCGAGGAAGCGAGCAAGGTGACGCCGATTTACCAGACGTCTGTTTTTGCCTTTCCCGGATTGGAAGAAGTAGAGCAGTATTACGAAGGGAAGCGGAACTACCTCTACACGCGCAACGGAAATCCCAATCAGGCGGAACTGGCCGCCGCGGTCGCCTCGCTGGAAGAGGCGGAAGACGGGGTGAGTGCGGCCTCCGGCATGGCGGCGATTATGGCCGGGCTTTTGGCCGTCCTTTCGCCGGGCGATCACATCCTCGCCGCTGACCAGCTGTACGGCGGTACCTACAGCTTGCTGGCCAAAGAATTGGCGCGGTTTCAGATCGAGCTTGACCTGATCGACCTGCAGCGGGCGACATCGCTGGCGGAATTCGTTCGTCCGACGACGAAACTGCTGTACTTGGAGACGATCACCAATCCTCTGCTCAGCGTCCCGGACCTGCCGCATTGGATCAGAGAGGCGAAGGCCCACGGCCTGGTGACGATGATTGACAATACGTTCGCCACTCCCTACCTGGTGCGGCCGATCCGCTACGGCGCCGACCTGGTCGTCCACAGCGCCACCAAGTATATCGGCGGGCACAGCGATGTGACGGCAGGCGTTTTGGTTGGCAGAGCCGATCTGATCCGGCGGGCACGCGAGGTCATCGTCAACTACGGCGCTTCGCTCAGCCCGTTCGAGGCATGGCTGGCGGCGCGCGGTCTGAAGACGTTGGCGCTGCGCATGGAACGGCAATGTGACAACGCGCGCAAGGTTGCCGAGTTTTTGCGCAGTCATCCGGCCGTCGCGCAAACCTATTATCCCACGGAAGAGGAGACCGCCTTTTTCCACTGCCGGAAGCAGGGAGCGATGGTTTCGTTCCGCCTGCGCGACGAGAGCAGCGTGTACGCCTTTTACCGTGCGCTCAGGTGGATCAAACTGGCTCCCTCGCTGGCCGGCGTGGAGACCAGCGTTTCTCACCCCCTCACCACGTCCCACCGCTCGCTGAGCGAGGAGCAGCGGCAGGCAAGCGGGATTACGCTGGGCCTCGTTCGCTTATCCGTCGGTATCGAGGCATATGCCGACATCATTGGCGAATTGGCCGCCGCGCTGTCACCTGCCGGCGCATAG
- a CDS encoding RNA polymerase sigma factor has translation MPLEKAGELTSSPPEQANQLEERDFTELYDEYFDRVNRYLRCRVANPWDADDLTTSVFLKALEKFDQYSRTSPFASWIFRIAHNTFIDYLRKNKETPVDSSELLAGEADETWQPERQALNNEAIQLLRERLEQLSPDQRDVLTLRYFADLKISQVAEVLGKSESSVKMLSYRGLKQLEKLYEEGDRREQR, from the coding sequence ATGCCTTTGGAAAAGGCAGGAGAGCTGACCTCCTCTCCGCCTGAACAAGCAAATCAGCTGGAGGAGCGAGACTTCACGGAATTGTACGATGAATACTTCGATCGGGTAAACCGGTATCTGCGCTGCCGGGTAGCCAATCCGTGGGATGCTGACGATTTGACGACAAGCGTCTTTTTAAAAGCGCTGGAAAAATTTGACCAATACAGTCGGACCAGTCCGTTCGCCTCCTGGATTTTCCGGATCGCGCACAATACGTTTATCGACTATCTGCGCAAAAACAAAGAGACGCCGGTCGACAGCAGCGAACTGTTGGCCGGGGAAGCGGACGAGACGTGGCAGCCGGAGCGGCAGGCGCTTAACAACGAAGCGATTCAGCTGCTGCGCGAGCGGTTGGAACAGCTGTCGCCCGATCAGCGCGACGTGCTGACGCTCCGCTACTTCGCCGATTTGAAGATCAGCCAGGTGGCAGAGGTGCTGGGCAAGAGCGAATCCAGCGTCAAAATGCTGTCCTACCGCGGTTTGAAGCAGTTGGAAAAACTGTACGAGGAGGGGGACCGGCGTGAACAACGATGA
- a CDS encoding TolB family protein — MNNDERMASQENDEPTIALLLAHLQEMRRAVPVNYQLKAALRQKLQEQMKKMANSAPEPAPPPLADRHRRWWWAGGMLAVAAAVALLIWPDEAIRLRAQQTLSVPLQLAADEIALAQHAEQVAYLSDEQKVYTYSFDEKEPAVRSVQLPATDGRYNALSWANRSALLAVTETGGERSRLWVMSLDEHGSRAGSQLLWEEPDSALSSPDWSPDDRWIAFTRTKGGQSEIWLADVQTLQAKKLVDGRNPDWSGDGTMLAYVSEETVCLLNLADNSTVRVGEGDYPSWVDANVLTYTTRDGQLLAVRAGEQPLRAEAVPFQPAPEGQLIRASWARKGELLLAAVQTKAGTLFSVARRDH; from the coding sequence GTGAACAACGATGAGCGCATGGCGTCACAAGAAAACGACGAACCGACGATCGCACTGCTGCTTGCGCACCTGCAGGAAATGCGCCGGGCGGTCCCGGTCAACTATCAACTGAAGGCCGCGCTGCGGCAAAAGCTGCAGGAACAGATGAAAAAGATGGCCAACAGCGCTCCCGAGCCAGCGCCTCCGCCGCTTGCGGACAGGCACCGCCGCTGGTGGTGGGCCGGCGGCATGCTGGCGGTGGCGGCGGCTGTCGCTCTGCTGATCTGGCCGGATGAGGCGATCCGCCTGCGCGCGCAGCAAACCCTGTCCGTGCCGCTCCAGCTCGCTGCAGACGAGATCGCACTCGCCCAGCACGCGGAACAGGTAGCGTACCTGAGCGATGAACAAAAGGTTTACACCTACTCCTTTGACGAGAAAGAGCCGGCGGTGCGCTCGGTTCAGCTTCCCGCGACAGACGGCCGTTATAACGCGCTCTCCTGGGCCAACCGGTCGGCGCTGCTGGCTGTGACGGAAACGGGGGGCGAGCGGTCCCGCCTGTGGGTCATGAGTCTGGATGAGCACGGCTCGCGCGCGGGTAGCCAGCTGCTCTGGGAAGAGCCGGACAGTGCCTTGAGCAGTCCGGACTGGTCGCCGGATGACCGCTGGATCGCGTTTACGCGCACAAAGGGCGGGCAGTCGGAAATCTGGCTGGCCGATGTGCAAACGCTGCAGGCGAAAAAGCTGGTTGACGGGCGCAACCCGGACTGGTCCGGCGATGGCACGATGCTTGCCTATGTGAGCGAAGAAACGGTTTGCCTGTTGAACCTGGCGGACAACAGCACCGTGCGGGTGGGCGAGGGGGACTATCCGTCCTGGGTTGATGCGAATGTGCTGACGTACACGACGCGCGACGGACAATTGCTCGCGGTCCGCGCGGGGGAACAGCCCTTGCGCGCAGAAGCGGTTCCGTTCCAGCCTGCTCCTGAGGGGCAGTTGATCAGAGCAAGCTGGGCACGCAAGGGGGAACTGCTGCTGGCAGCCGTGCAGACGAAAGCGGGCACGCTCTTTTCCGTCGCCAGGCGAGATCACTAA
- a CDS encoding ABC transporter ATP-binding protein — MIQTEHLSKRYGKLEALVDLNLNIEQGHVFGFIGPNGAGKTTTMLILSTLLAPTEGKAYVAGYDVEKEPKAVRQSLGYMPDFFGVYDNLKATEYLDFYASAYGIPPAKRTSLIADLLELVNLSNKADAYVDSLSRGMKQRLGLARCLVHDPQVLILDEPASGLDPRARIEMREILKQLRSMGKTILISSHILPELAELCDQIGVIEKGRLIACGDVDEVSIGTRGISVMQVKVLDQFAQAQQILTDSPYVRRLDNKGKHFRFHFTGTEADKAQLLRRLTEAGIPVTHFGDSKENLEDVFIAITEGVVN, encoded by the coding sequence GTGATTCAAACCGAACACCTGAGCAAACGCTACGGGAAGCTGGAGGCGTTGGTGGACCTGAATCTGAACATCGAACAAGGACACGTGTTCGGTTTTATCGGCCCGAACGGCGCCGGTAAAACAACGACGATGCTGATCCTCTCCACTTTGCTCGCCCCGACCGAGGGCAAGGCTTACGTGGCGGGGTACGACGTGGAAAAAGAGCCGAAGGCGGTGCGCCAATCGCTGGGCTACATGCCCGACTTCTTCGGCGTCTACGACAACCTGAAAGCAACCGAGTACCTCGATTTTTACGCCAGCGCCTACGGCATTCCGCCCGCGAAACGGACGTCGCTGATCGCCGATTTGCTGGAGTTGGTCAATCTGTCCAACAAGGCGGACGCCTATGTTGACTCGCTGTCCCGCGGGATGAAGCAGCGCCTGGGGCTGGCCCGCTGTCTGGTGCACGATCCGCAGGTGCTGATTCTGGATGAGCCGGCTTCCGGCCTCGATCCGCGGGCGCGGATTGAAATGCGGGAGATCCTCAAGCAGCTGCGTTCCATGGGGAAAACCATCCTGATCAGTTCGCACATCCTGCCGGAGTTGGCTGAATTGTGCGATCAGATCGGCGTGATCGAAAAAGGGCGGCTGATCGCCTGCGGCGACGTGGACGAGGTGAGCATCGGCACGCGCGGCATCTCCGTGATGCAGGTGAAAGTCCTCGACCAGTTCGCACAGGCGCAGCAAATCTTGACGGATTCGCCGTACGTCAGGCGGCTCGACAACAAAGGCAAGCACTTCCGCTTTCACTTCACCGGCACGGAAGCGGACAAGGCGCAGCTGCTGCGGCGGCTGACGGAAGCGGGCATTCCGGTCACGCATTTTGGCGACTCCAAGGAAAACCTGGAAGACGTGTTTATTGCCATCACCGAAGGGGTGGTCAACTGA
- a CDS encoding ABC transporter permease, translated as MGGFFTNPLIVKELRERFRAKKSFWILALYLLVMGAILLGFVYLLHLDSVIVPGEDRDTFIAMAVLQYGLICFIAPALSAGAVSGERERQTLNILLTTQLSPLKIVASKLVTSLAFIFLLVVSSVPLYSLIFLYGGVSPSQLLTLVVFYAVNIILFGSLGLFCSTWVKRTGVSTILAYGLAFFFVVGTGLLFIFLGRLVVELSEGVPPAEPLDFLGMQVLYSLNPLIIMADILGVGFAGDVPMFMEPWLFFVIFCLLISLLLVLWSGYLLRPARRPWFARKKT; from the coding sequence ATGGGCGGCTTTTTCACCAACCCGCTGATTGTCAAAGAGCTGCGGGAACGATTCCGCGCCAAAAAGAGCTTTTGGATCCTCGCCCTTTACCTTTTGGTGATGGGGGCGATCCTGCTCGGCTTTGTCTACTTGCTGCATTTGGATTCCGTGATCGTGCCGGGAGAGGATCGGGATACCTTTATCGCGATGGCCGTGCTGCAATACGGACTGATCTGCTTTATCGCCCCGGCGCTGTCAGCCGGTGCGGTGAGTGGGGAGCGGGAGCGGCAGACGCTCAACATTTTGCTGACGACCCAGCTGTCGCCGCTCAAGATCGTCGCCAGCAAGCTGGTCACCTCGCTCGCTTTCATCTTTTTGCTGGTCGTCTCTTCCGTGCCGCTTTACAGCCTGATCTTTTTGTACGGCGGGGTTTCCCCGAGCCAACTGCTGACGCTGGTTGTCTTCTACGCGGTCAACATCATCCTGTTTGGCTCGCTCGGCCTGTTTTGTTCCACCTGGGTCAAACGAACCGGTGTCAGCACCATCCTCGCCTACGGCCTTGCCTTCTTCTTCGTCGTGGGTACCGGTCTTTTGTTTATCTTTCTCGGCAGATTGGTCGTCGAATTGTCCGAGGGCGTGCCGCCCGCCGAGCCGCTCGATTTCCTCGGGATGCAGGTGCTGTATTCGCTCAACCCGCTGATCATCATGGCCGACATCCTCGGTGTGGGATTTGCCGGTGACGTTCCGATGTTTATGGAGCCGTGGCTGTTTTTCGTCATCTTCTGCTTGCTGATCAGTCTGCTCCTGGTGCTCTGGAGCGGGTATCTGCTGCGCCCGGCCCGCCGCCCCTGGTTTGCCCGGAAAAAAACGTAG
- a CDS encoding ABC transporter substrate-binding protein yields MKRRQGKWWAALLLPALLMVACGGQQAAPAGHSAGETPAAAEQEGGAQGELLSLKMGLQPWIGNGPWWIAAEKGLFAKHGLEVELVSFLQDADMNAAFVSDHIQVANLATHTTLRMAAKDNLDLKGILYMDESLEADAILAPQAITSVEQLKGKKIAYEEGTTSDLLLQKALKDKGMGINDVEAVFMPAANAGLSLIPGQVEAAVTYAPYIQEVLEKGKQQGIHVIYSGKDAPGLISDIVVAKSTYLAEHPEVKEKLRQVWDEALTYWQENEEEGNQIVAAGSGSKPEELTPVLAGLKFYTTAETAEKAASGELLETVKTIHSLMVESEGLKADLDLEKLLDLQ; encoded by the coding sequence ATGAAACGTAGACAGGGAAAATGGTGGGCAGCGCTTTTGCTGCCAGCGCTGCTAATGGTTGCGTGCGGCGGCCAGCAAGCTGCACCGGCCGGGCACTCAGCCGGCGAAACGCCGGCCGCAGCGGAGCAGGAGGGCGGCGCGCAGGGCGAACTGCTCTCACTGAAGATGGGACTGCAGCCGTGGATTGGCAACGGGCCGTGGTGGATCGCGGCGGAAAAAGGGTTGTTTGCAAAGCATGGCCTGGAGGTTGAACTCGTTTCGTTTCTGCAGGATGCGGATATGAACGCGGCGTTTGTCTCCGACCACATTCAGGTTGCCAACCTGGCGACGCACACCACCCTGCGGATGGCGGCAAAAGACAATCTCGATCTGAAAGGGATTCTCTACATGGACGAGTCGCTGGAAGCGGATGCGATTCTCGCTCCCCAAGCGATTACCAGCGTGGAGCAGCTGAAAGGGAAAAAGATCGCCTACGAGGAAGGGACCACCTCCGATCTCTTGCTGCAAAAAGCGCTCAAGGACAAGGGGATGGGCATCAACGACGTGGAAGCGGTGTTTATGCCGGCGGCCAACGCCGGTCTCTCGCTGATCCCCGGTCAGGTGGAAGCGGCGGTGACGTATGCGCCGTATATCCAGGAGGTATTGGAAAAAGGAAAGCAGCAAGGGATTCACGTCATCTATTCCGGAAAAGACGCGCCCGGACTGATCAGCGACATCGTCGTGGCGAAATCAACGTATCTGGCGGAGCACCCTGAGGTGAAGGAAAAATTGCGCCAGGTTTGGGACGAGGCGCTGACCTACTGGCAGGAAAACGAGGAGGAAGGCAACCAGATCGTCGCCGCGGGCAGCGGCAGCAAACCGGAGGAACTGACTCCGGTCCTGGCAGGGCTGAAGTTTTACACGACCGCGGAGACGGCCGAAAAAGCCGCTTCCGGTGAACTGCTCGAGACGGTCAAGACGATTCACAGCCTGATGGTGGAAAGCGAAGGCCTCAAGGCCGACCTGGATCTGGAGAAGTTGTTGGACCTGCAATAA
- a CDS encoding ABC transporter permease, whose product MITRSTWYSLTAVLLVLLLWSAATYGQWIDPLFLPSPGDVLRAAAEEIEEGIFFSDIAVSFYRITMGFLISTLLALPIGVMMGTSRAWLAFWEPLVGLVRYMPAVAFIPLSILWFGTTDLQKFFILFIGVFFQEVIMIADNCKTVNRSLVEVGLTLGFKRMEIVREIVIKAALPGIVDTFRTTWGWAWTYLVVAELVAASEGLGFRIMQAQRYLATDRIILGILVIGVLGLVTDLLFKYLYHRLFPWKEAERIKG is encoded by the coding sequence ATGATCACACGCAGCACTTGGTACTCGCTCACCGCCGTCTTGCTGGTGCTCCTCCTCTGGAGTGCCGCGACCTATGGGCAGTGGATCGACCCGCTCTTTCTGCCGTCGCCCGGTGATGTCTTGCGGGCGGCGGCGGAGGAGATCGAGGAAGGGATTTTCTTTTCCGACATCGCCGTCAGCTTCTACCGCATCACGATGGGGTTTCTCATCTCGACGCTGCTCGCCCTGCCGATCGGCGTGATGATGGGCACGTCGCGCGCCTGGTTGGCGTTTTGGGAGCCGCTCGTCGGTTTGGTTCGCTACATGCCGGCCGTCGCCTTTATTCCGCTGTCGATCCTGTGGTTCGGGACAACCGACCTGCAGAAGTTCTTCATCTTGTTTATCGGCGTGTTTTTCCAGGAAGTGATCATGATCGCGGACAACTGCAAAACGGTAAACCGTTCGCTGGTAGAAGTCGGTCTGACCCTCGGCTTCAAGCGGATGGAGATCGTCCGGGAGATCGTGATCAAAGCGGCGCTGCCGGGCATTGTCGATACGTTTCGCACAACCTGGGGCTGGGCCTGGACCTATCTGGTCGTCGCCGAGCTGGTCGCCGCCTCGGAAGGCCTCGGGTTTCGCATCATGCAGGCGCAGCGATACCTGGCAACCGACCGCATCATCCTCGGCATCCTGGTGATCGGCGTACTGGGATTGGTAACCGATCTGTTGTTCAAATACCTGTACCACCGCCTGTTTCCCTGGAAAGAAGCGGAACGCATCAAAGGTTAA
- a CDS encoding ABC transporter ATP-binding protein codes for MQTVRLLAEHVTKQFRSGKQEITALSDVSLSIGAGEFVSLLGPSGCGKSTFLRLVAGLEEYQQGRLSLDGRPIAGAGRDRGVVFQQYSLLPWLHAWENVAFALKKDNSLTKDEKKALAFHFLKLVGLEGFEFHYPAQLSGGMQQRVAIARALVYKPRLLLMDEPFGALDAQTRREMQDLLLSVWETERCSVLFVTHDVDEAVYLSDRVYVMSARPGRIAKEIAIELERPRHYDIQLTPSFLAYKREIVSVLQGNR; via the coding sequence GTGCAAACGGTGCGACTGCTGGCAGAGCACGTTACGAAACAGTTTCGCAGCGGCAAACAGGAGATTACCGCCCTTTCCGACGTGAGTCTGTCGATTGGGGCCGGCGAGTTCGTCTCTTTGTTGGGACCGTCGGGCTGCGGCAAATCCACTTTTTTGCGGCTGGTTGCCGGGCTGGAAGAGTACCAGCAGGGGCGGCTGTCGCTCGATGGACGTCCGATCGCCGGCGCCGGCCGGGATCGCGGCGTCGTCTTTCAGCAGTACAGCCTGCTGCCCTGGCTGCACGCCTGGGAGAATGTGGCATTCGCCCTGAAAAAAGACAACTCGTTGACAAAAGACGAAAAGAAAGCGTTGGCCTTTCACTTTCTCAAACTGGTCGGGTTGGAAGGGTTTGAATTCCACTATCCGGCCCAGCTGTCCGGCGGGATGCAGCAGCGGGTGGCGATTGCCCGCGCGCTGGTTTACAAACCGCGTCTGTTGTTGATGGATGAGCCGTTTGGCGCGCTGGACGCCCAGACCAGGCGGGAGATGCAGGATCTGTTGCTGTCGGTCTGGGAAACGGAGCGCTGCAGCGTGTTGTTCGTCACCCATGACGTGGATGAGGCCGTCTACCTCTCTGACCGCGTCTACGTGATGTCGGCGCGCCCCGGTCGCATCGCCAAGGAAATCGCGATCGAGCTGGAACGGCCGCGCCACTACGACATTCAGCTGACGCCATCGTTTCTCGCCTACAAGCGCGAGATCGTGTCCGTCCTGCAGGGGAACCGCTGA
- a CDS encoding DUF1292 domain-containing protein, whose protein sequence is MSSGTENKALEVGDVISLDDENGEAVGDFEVIALFAMNGREYVALTPALEQEPAEEEELEVFILGVENQELIALDEAEEAAAFDKLDELLEDAHAGAEHQHE, encoded by the coding sequence GTGAGCAGTGGTACGGAAAACAAAGCGCTGGAAGTCGGCGATGTGATCAGCCTCGATGACGAAAATGGCGAAGCGGTTGGCGATTTTGAAGTCATTGCGCTGTTTGCCATGAACGGCCGGGAGTACGTCGCGCTGACTCCGGCCCTGGAACAAGAGCCGGCAGAGGAAGAAGAACTGGAAGTGTTCATCCTCGGCGTAGAGAATCAGGAACTGATCGCACTGGACGAAGCGGAAGAAGCAGCCGCTTTTGACAAGCTTGATGAGCTGCTGGAGGATGCCCATGCCGGTGCGGAGCATCAGCACGAATAG
- a CDS encoding methyl-accepting chemotaxis protein, producing the protein MFRRSKTSIRLKLLVTMLIITLVPLFAVAYLQFANAKQVVYDLTIHDLQYLTKLKAAALEPYTQDTQLDSVEQAKIKEIVDDVARNYYEVNGMKGYAFILDSRGVTLFHPQPGQDLGHYDFIQEMISRKNGTIEYYFNGGDKITAFVTLPNGWVLGIGSYTDDLLQPITKTRLWMIAITIAAGIAALLTGALIVHRILVPLKRLVAAMRSAESGDLTIQVPVTTRDELGQLSGMYNEMMAIFRDMLKEVQLSAQQVASAAEELTASAEENARASEQISVFTASIATGSERQKEVVEHTTASLHQIGQDIERIAANAKQVSLDSQHASGAAQQGRSTLQQLVAEMAEITSRVNATQKVVRQLGERSEAIRGIISIIQEISAQTNLLALNAAIEAARAGEHGRSFAVVANEVRKLAEASGSAAEQIAQMIHTIHDEIAQAVEAMNATSKAVDQGQSGVSTAATAFEHILHAVDDVSRQIVQMNEAAREIAEGTREIIRNADAVAELAEQAARDTQEVAAASEQQTATTQEMTAASETLARMAEQLSEQVRRFTI; encoded by the coding sequence GTGTTCAGACGAAGCAAAACATCGATCCGATTGAAACTGCTTGTGACCATGCTAATCATCACGCTGGTGCCTCTGTTCGCGGTTGCCTACTTGCAATTCGCCAACGCCAAACAAGTCGTGTACGATTTGACCATCCATGATTTGCAGTACCTGACCAAACTAAAGGCAGCCGCATTGGAACCGTATACCCAGGACACGCAACTGGACAGTGTGGAACAGGCGAAAATCAAAGAAATTGTCGATGATGTGGCGCGGAATTACTACGAAGTGAACGGGATGAAAGGGTATGCCTTTATCCTCGACTCCAGAGGCGTAACGCTGTTCCATCCCCAACCGGGACAAGATTTGGGACATTATGATTTCATTCAAGAGATGATCAGCAGGAAAAATGGAACCATCGAGTACTACTTCAACGGCGGAGACAAGATTACCGCCTTCGTCACCCTTCCCAACGGGTGGGTGCTCGGCATCGGCAGCTACACCGACGATTTGCTGCAGCCGATCACCAAGACTAGGCTGTGGATGATCGCCATAACGATCGCGGCGGGCATTGCGGCGTTGTTGACGGGTGCACTCATCGTCCATCGTATTCTGGTACCGTTGAAACGTCTCGTGGCCGCAATGCGCAGCGCCGAGTCCGGCGACCTGACGATTCAGGTTCCGGTTACTACGCGCGACGAGTTGGGGCAACTGTCCGGCATGTACAATGAAATGATGGCCATTTTTCGCGACATGTTGAAAGAAGTGCAGCTTTCTGCCCAGCAAGTGGCCAGCGCTGCGGAGGAACTGACGGCCAGTGCGGAAGAGAACGCGCGCGCCTCGGAACAGATCTCCGTGTTCACCGCAAGCATCGCGACGGGTTCGGAACGGCAAAAGGAAGTGGTGGAACACACCACTGCTTCGCTGCATCAGATCGGTCAGGACATCGAGCGGATCGCGGCAAACGCGAAACAGGTCAGCCTCGATTCACAGCATGCCTCCGGCGCTGCCCAGCAGGGGCGTTCTACGCTGCAACAGCTGGTGGCAGAGATGGCCGAGATCACGTCACGGGTAAACGCCACGCAAAAAGTGGTGCGCCAGCTGGGTGAGCGGTCAGAGGCGATCAGGGGGATCATTTCCATCATCCAGGAGATCAGCGCCCAGACCAACCTGCTCGCGCTCAATGCAGCGATTGAAGCGGCGCGTGCCGGCGAACACGGTCGCAGTTTCGCCGTGGTGGCCAACGAAGTGCGAAAACTGGCGGAAGCGTCGGGCAGCGCGGCTGAACAGATCGCGCAGATGATCCATACGATCCACGATGAAATCGCACAAGCGGTGGAGGCGATGAATGCCACGAGCAAAGCCGTTGACCAGGGACAGTCCGGCGTATCCACTGCCGCGACGGCATTTGAACACATTTTGCACGCCGTGGACGACGTGAGCCGGCAGATTGTGCAAATGAATGAAGCGGCCAGAGAAATCGCCGAGGGAACGCGGGAAATTATCCGCAATGCTGATGCCGTGGCGGAACTGGCGGAGCAAGCTGCGCGCGATACGCAGGAAGTGGCTGCCGCCTCCGAGCAGCAGACCGCGACGACCCAGGAGATGACCGCTGCCTCGGAAACGCTGGCGCGAATGGCGGAACAGTTGTCGGAACAGGTAAGACGATTTACCATTTGA
- a CDS encoding YebC/PmpR family DNA-binding transcriptional regulator: MPKFKLFANKKGIADQKRNNQYVKFARQIYVAAKKGGPDPNANLKLKAIIANARAINMPLENIERAIKKATDAGNSDNYEEIRYEGYGPGGVAIIVECLSDNRNRTAADVRAIFNKRGGNLGETGSVSFMFDHKGVIVIDREQFDVDEDTIMLQALEAGAEDIIVNEDSYEVLTHPHELDNVKSGLEALGYQFANASLQWIPQNTVKVTGEDAANILKMMDAFEENDDVQNVYANYEIDDEEMEQLLNQR; the protein is encoded by the coding sequence ATGCCAAAGTTTAAACTGTTTGCCAATAAAAAAGGAATTGCCGATCAGAAGCGGAACAACCAGTATGTGAAGTTCGCCCGCCAGATCTACGTGGCGGCCAAAAAAGGCGGCCCTGATCCCAACGCCAATCTCAAGCTGAAAGCGATCATCGCCAACGCGCGGGCGATCAACATGCCGCTGGAGAACATCGAGCGGGCGATCAAAAAGGCGACCGACGCCGGCAACAGCGACAACTACGAAGAGATCCGCTACGAAGGCTACGGCCCGGGCGGCGTGGCGATCATTGTCGAATGTCTGTCCGACAACCGCAATCGGACAGCGGCGGACGTGCGCGCCATCTTCAACAAACGGGGCGGCAATCTGGGCGAGACCGGATCGGTCAGCTTCATGTTTGACCACAAAGGGGTGATCGTGATCGACCGCGAACAGTTTGATGTGGACGAAGACACGATCATGCTGCAGGCCCTGGAGGCGGGCGCGGAAGATATCATCGTCAACGAAGATTCGTACGAGGTGCTCACCCATCCGCACGAACTGGACAATGTGAAAAGCGGCCTGGAAGCGCTCGGCTATCAGTTTGCCAACGCTTCGCTGCAGTGGATTCCGCAAAACACCGTCAAAGTGACGGGGGAAGACGCCGCCAACATCCTGAAGATGATGGACGCGTTTGAGGAGAACGACGACGTGCAAAACGTCTACGCCAACTACGAGATTGACGACGAGGAAATGGAACAGCTGCTCAATCAACGATAA